In Elephas maximus indicus isolate mEleMax1 chromosome 7, mEleMax1 primary haplotype, whole genome shotgun sequence, the following proteins share a genomic window:
- the TNNT3 gene encoding troponin T, fast skeletal muscle isoform X1: MELQALIDSHFEARKKEEEELVALKERIEKRRAERAEQQRIRAEKERERQNRLAEEKARREEEDAKRRAEDDLKKKKALSSMGANYSSYLTKADQKRGKKQTAREMKKKILAERRKPLNIDHLSEDKLRDKAKELWDTLYRLETDKFEFGEKLKRQKYDITNFRSRIDQAQKHSKKAGATAKGKVGGRWK; the protein is encoded by the exons ATGGAGCTCCAGGCTCTCATTGACAGCCACTTCGAAGCtcggaagaaggaggaggaggagctggtTGCTCTCAAGGAAAGAATT GAGAAGCGCCGTGCAGAGAGAGCTGAACAACAGAGAATCCGAGCCGAGAAGGAGAGGGAGCGCCAGAACAGATTGGCA GAGGAGAAagccaggagggaggaggaggatgcCAAGAGGAGAGCTGAGGATGACCTGAAGAAGAAAAAGgctctgtcctccatgggtgccAACTACAGCAGCTACCTGACCAAG GCTGACCAGAAGAGAGGCAAGAAGCAGACTGCTCGGGAGATGAAAAAGAAGATACTGGCCGAGAGGCGAAAGCCGCTCAACATTGACCACCTCAGCGAGGACAAGCTGCG GGACAAGGCCAAGGAGCTCTGGGACACCCTGTACCGGCTGGAGACTGACAAGTTCGAGTTTGGGGAGAAACTGAAGCGTCAGAAATATGAC ATCACCAACTTCAGGAGCCGTATCGACCAGGCCCAGAAGCA
- the TNNT3 gene encoding troponin T, fast skeletal muscle isoform X2, protein MELQALIDSHFEARKKEEEELVALKERIEKRRAERAEQQRIRAEKERERQNRLAEEKARREEEDAKRRAEDDLKKKKALSSMGANYSSYLTKADQKRGKKQTAREMKKKILAERRKPLNIDHLSEDKLRDKAKELWDTLYRLETDKFEFGEKLKRQKYDFPLSSRKRSS, encoded by the exons ATGGAGCTCCAGGCTCTCATTGACAGCCACTTCGAAGCtcggaagaaggaggaggaggagctggtTGCTCTCAAGGAAAGAATT GAGAAGCGCCGTGCAGAGAGAGCTGAACAACAGAGAATCCGAGCCGAGAAGGAGAGGGAGCGCCAGAACAGATTGGCA GAGGAGAAagccaggagggaggaggaggatgcCAAGAGGAGAGCTGAGGATGACCTGAAGAAGAAAAAGgctctgtcctccatgggtgccAACTACAGCAGCTACCTGACCAAG GCTGACCAGAAGAGAGGCAAGAAGCAGACTGCTCGGGAGATGAAAAAGAAGATACTGGCCGAGAGGCGAAAGCCGCTCAACATTGACCACCTCAGCGAGGACAAGCTGCG GGACAAGGCCAAGGAGCTCTGGGACACCCTGTACCGGCTGGAGACTGACAAGTTCGAGTTTGGGGAGAAACTGAAGCGTCAGAAATATGAC tttcctctctctAGCAGAAAGAGGTCCTCCTAA